A genomic stretch from Pseudomonadota bacterium includes:
- the flgJ gene encoding flagellar assembly peptidoglycan hydrolase FlgJ, with translation MNTIPPALFTDPAQLAELKHGAREGEDDNLREVARQFESLFTHMLFKNMRAASLADGVFDSDQTRFYEGMFDQQMALELSKGSGLGIADMLVRQLSGLKTSEQSTSMSYRVPRRNVSVEAATPPVEMTQSIADKVLAFVQSTLPHAKRVGERLGVAPQLIMAQAALESGWGRKQILNSDGSPTHNLFGIKASKQWDGATAMVKTYEYSAGIPRKVSAAFRSYSSMFDSFNDYASLLLGNSRYAAVVGSGNDSEAFAQALQEGGYATDPEYANKIIGIVNSEALKSAMHLSGKHDQR, from the coding sequence ATGAACACGATCCCTCCCGCATTGTTTACGGACCCCGCACAGCTGGCCGAGCTGAAGCACGGTGCACGCGAAGGCGAAGACGACAACCTCCGAGAGGTCGCGCGTCAATTCGAGTCGTTGTTCACGCATATGCTGTTCAAAAATATGCGCGCGGCGAGTTTGGCGGATGGTGTGTTCGATAGCGATCAGACTCGATTTTATGAAGGTATGTTTGATCAGCAGATGGCGCTTGAACTCAGTAAAGGTAGTGGACTGGGGATCGCAGACATGTTGGTTAGGCAGCTCAGCGGATTGAAAACCAGTGAGCAGTCGACGTCGATGTCGTACCGAGTACCGCGACGGAATGTGTCGGTGGAAGCGGCAACGCCGCCGGTCGAGATGACACAGTCCATCGCCGACAAGGTATTGGCCTTTGTGCAATCCACGCTGCCTCACGCCAAGCGCGTCGGCGAGCGTCTCGGTGTTGCGCCTCAACTAATCATGGCCCAGGCCGCGTTGGAATCGGGTTGGGGCCGTAAGCAAATACTCAACTCAGACGGCAGCCCGACTCACAACTTGTTCGGCATCAAAGCCAGTAAACAATGGGACGGTGCGACCGCCATGGTTAAAACCTATGAGTATTCCGCTGGTATACCGCGCAAGGTGTCGGCGGCGTTTCGTAGCTATTCCTCAATGTTTGACAGTTTCAACGATTACGCCAGCTTACTGCTAGGTAATAGTCGTTATGCAGCCGTTGTTGGCAGTGGCAACGATTCCGAAGCCTTTGCACAGGCGCTACAAGAGGGTGGCTACGCCACCGACCCAGAGTACGCAAACAAAATTATTGGCATCGTAAACAGCGAGGCACTCAAAAGTGCGATGCATCTCTCAGGCAAGCATGACCAGAGGTGA
- the fliD gene encoding flagellar filament capping protein FliD has protein sequence MITAQGIGSGLDVASIVSQLVAAEGQPGFLRLSTREASIQSQLSALGSLKSALAEFQSALDPIKDIDDFRSRSTTSSNEALFTATATSSAVPSSYDVEVVRLAQSHKLASEAFTSAEESVGFGTLTIQLGSDPLNRFSINIAEDLPPPTDPDDPVPLPTTTLEAIRDAINNADDNRGVGASIVEAEDGARLVLTATGTGVENEITVIAEGGDGGLSALEFGAHVGAPTMTELQEAVDAEIRVDTFTRTSGSNSISDAIDGVTINLVSASEGSTSQLTIAYDQTVAADKIRTFVESYNTLLDAFNGLSSFDAETNTASTLLGDATLRDVSSALRREMGGGGVQGYGFYRSLSVVGITTEIDGKLSIDDTVLTNSLSSDFDSVGQLFADADGFAVRLDAILEPYTQTGGRIDTRTDGLQESIDLITEQRDRLNLRLASVEERYLRQFSALDSIVSQLTNTSNFLAQQLNSLPNNGL, from the coding sequence TTGATTACTGCGCAAGGGATTGGCTCTGGCCTGGACGTTGCCTCGATCGTTTCGCAGCTGGTTGCTGCTGAAGGGCAACCGGGATTTTTGAGGCTGTCGACGCGCGAGGCGAGCATTCAGTCTCAACTGTCCGCGCTCGGCAGCCTAAAAAGCGCGCTCGCTGAATTTCAAAGCGCGTTAGACCCCATTAAAGATATTGACGACTTTCGATCGCGTTCCACGACGTCATCGAACGAGGCTTTGTTCACCGCAACGGCCACCAGCTCCGCGGTACCGTCGAGCTACGACGTCGAAGTGGTGCGTTTGGCGCAATCGCATAAACTTGCCTCGGAAGCGTTTACGAGCGCGGAAGAATCGGTTGGATTCGGAACGCTTACGATTCAGCTTGGCAGTGACCCTCTTAATCGTTTTTCCATTAACATCGCCGAAGACCTGCCGCCACCAACCGACCCGGATGATCCGGTGCCGCTGCCGACTACCACGCTGGAGGCCATTCGCGATGCGATCAATAATGCGGACGATAATCGGGGCGTGGGTGCCTCGATTGTTGAAGCGGAAGATGGCGCGCGCCTGGTGTTAACCGCGACCGGTACAGGAGTCGAGAACGAAATTACGGTGATCGCCGAGGGCGGTGATGGCGGCTTATCCGCACTTGAATTTGGTGCGCATGTGGGTGCGCCGACCATGACCGAATTGCAAGAAGCGGTGGATGCGGAGATTCGGGTGGATACGTTCACGCGGACGAGCGGTAGCAATTCAATTTCGGACGCGATTGACGGCGTCACGATTAACCTGGTTTCGGCCAGCGAAGGGTCCACTTCACAATTAACCATCGCCTATGACCAAACGGTTGCGGCGGATAAAATTCGTACTTTTGTCGAGAGCTACAACACACTACTCGATGCGTTTAACGGCTTGTCGAGTTTTGATGCCGAAACCAATACCGCGTCAACACTACTTGGCGATGCGACGTTACGTGATGTGAGTAGCGCACTGCGACGCGAAATGGGTGGCGGCGGTGTGCAAGGCTACGGTTTCTACCGCAGTCTATCGGTCGTGGGTATCACGACCGAAATCGACGGTAAGTTGAGCATTGACGATACGGTTTTAACTAACAGCCTGTCGAGTGATTTCGACAGTGTGGGGCAGTTGTTTGCCGATGCCGACGGATTCGCGGTCCGCCTGGACGCCATTTTGGAGCCCTATACGCAAACCGGCGGCCGCATCGATACTCGAACAGACGGTCTGCAAGAGTCGATAGATTTGATTACCGAGCAACGCGATCGACTGAATTTGCGATTGGCCTCGGTGGAAGAACGCTATTTGCGCCAGTTCTCCGCGCTCGACAGTATCGTCTCGCAGTTAACCAACACCAGTAATTTTTTGGCTCAACAACTCAATTCTTTGCCTAACAACGGTCTGTAG
- a CDS encoding flagellin gives MAQYINTNVASLNAQRNLGRSQGAMNTAMQRLSTGLRINSAKDDAAGLAISERFTAQIRGLDQAMRNANDGISLAQTAEGALAELTNNLQRIRELAVQSANVTNSASDRAALDAEVQQRIDEIDRIATQTTFNGLRVLDGSAGSATFQVGANVGETIALGLNTNARSGALGQIASATGDVSGGPLTGALTITVGANSPVEIGTSASGSAQDVVAAINSAGVPGLTATATNVVTDDFTTVSGVAGDTYNLEINGVTVYAAGQTDLGTTGDLEGADVAAQINLFSSSTGVTAAFDSTAGEMTFTALDGRNIDITEVLTNTGAGGIDDAIADADGETTTGQISLSASENISLAGTDVAVLGLGAVIAKDSQTLDNVAITDVAGANDAINRIDSALEAVNSFRSDLGAIQNRLESTIVNLQTVNENLAASRGRIQDADFAAETAALTKAQILQQAGVAMLSQANAQPQVALSLLG, from the coding sequence ATGGCTCAGTACATTAACACTAACGTGGCATCACTCAATGCGCAGCGCAATCTTGGTCGCTCGCAGGGAGCGATGAACACGGCGATGCAGCGACTGTCGACCGGTCTGCGTATTAATAGCGCAAAGGACGATGCGGCTGGCTTGGCAATTTCTGAGCGCTTTACTGCTCAGATTCGCGGTCTCGATCAGGCCATGCGAAACGCCAATGACGGCATCTCTTTGGCGCAAACGGCGGAGGGCGCGCTGGCCGAGCTCACCAACAACCTACAGCGCATTCGAGAGCTCGCCGTGCAATCGGCTAACGTCACGAACTCGGCTTCTGACCGTGCTGCATTGGACGCGGAAGTGCAGCAGCGGATCGATGAGATCGATCGAATTGCCACACAAACCACATTTAATGGCCTGCGTGTGCTTGACGGAAGCGCCGGTTCAGCCACTTTTCAGGTGGGTGCCAACGTAGGTGAAACCATTGCCCTGGGATTGAACACCAACGCTCGCTCAGGAGCACTGGGCCAGATCGCGAGCGCCACCGGCGATGTCTCAGGTGGTCCGCTAACCGGTGCCCTGACGATCACGGTGGGTGCTAACTCACCGGTCGAAATCGGCACCTCTGCATCCGGGAGCGCCCAGGACGTGGTCGCGGCGATTAACTCAGCTGGTGTACCGGGACTGACCGCGACGGCGACCAACGTTGTGACCGACGACTTCACCACGGTATCCGGTGTTGCCGGCGACACGTACAACCTCGAGATTAATGGCGTTACCGTTTATGCCGCCGGTCAAACCGATCTAGGTACAACCGGAGACCTTGAAGGTGCCGATGTTGCTGCGCAGATCAACTTGTTCTCAAGCAGCACGGGCGTGACAGCCGCGTTTGATAGCACAGCGGGTGAAATGACCTTCACGGCGTTGGACGGCCGCAACATTGACATCACGGAAGTACTGACAAACACCGGTGCGGGTGGTATCGATGACGCGATTGCTGACGCCGATGGTGAAACCACCACCGGTCAAATCAGCCTGAGTGCGTCAGAGAATATTTCTTTGGCCGGTACCGATGTCGCCGTACTCGGTTTGGGTGCCGTTATCGCCAAAGACTCACAGACGCTCGACAACGTGGCTATCACGGATGTTGCCGGTGCGAACGATGCGATCAACCGTATCGATTCAGCGCTGGAAGCGGTGAACTCATTCCGAAGTGATCTGGGTGCTATCCAGAATCGACTTGAGTCCACCATCGTTAACCTCCAGACGGTAAATGAAAATCTAGCGGCCTCGCGAGGCCGAATCCAGGACGCCGACTTTGCTGCCGAAACGGCTGCATTGACCAAGGCGCAGATCCTGCAGCAGGCCGGCGTGGCCATGCTGTCACAGGCAAACGCTCAGCCCCAGGTTGCCCTGAGTCTTTTGGGTTAA
- the flgL gene encoding flagellar hook-associated protein FlgL has product MRISTAQFYAQGVSSLTEMQSRLARTQMQLASGNRLLSPSDDPVAAARLLDINSAVEQNDQYQRNINMARNRLGLEEQVLSDIESVLFRIRDLAIQANNDTLDSSTRGYIAAESAEALDQLVQLGNTRDAQGNFIFAGFSSDSRPFAQTAAGIRYDGDQGQRQIQIGDTRTVADGDSGDSIFMSIPNGTGTFAVSANATNSGTGVLGARALADVALWDNDTYTIEFTAADAYTVTDSGGSTVAIGSYTSGDSISVQGVELVLSGAPEVGDSFDVGPSTSQDMFTTIQNFIDALDSPTNPTGIAQLHNQVGNTIEDLDRSVDNLLEFRTRVGSRLQSIDAQEASNEDFAITLETTRAELQELDYAEAVTRLSQQLVGLEAAQRSFAQIQGLSLFRFI; this is encoded by the coding sequence GTGCGTATTTCGACAGCTCAATTTTACGCGCAGGGCGTTTCCTCCTTGACGGAAATGCAATCGCGTTTGGCTCGGACTCAAATGCAATTGGCCAGCGGTAATCGCTTGTTGAGTCCGTCTGACGACCCTGTCGCGGCCGCGCGACTACTCGATATTAATTCGGCGGTTGAACAAAATGATCAGTATCAGCGCAATATCAATATGGCGCGCAACCGCCTCGGACTCGAGGAGCAAGTGTTAAGCGATATCGAGAGTGTATTGTTTCGTATTCGAGATCTGGCGATTCAGGCGAACAACGATACGTTGGACAGTTCCACTCGCGGTTATATCGCTGCTGAATCCGCCGAAGCACTGGATCAACTCGTGCAGCTTGGAAATACGCGCGATGCGCAAGGTAACTTTATCTTTGCTGGCTTCAGTTCCGATTCGCGTCCGTTTGCACAAACCGCTGCGGGTATCCGTTACGACGGCGATCAGGGCCAACGGCAGATCCAGATTGGCGATACACGTACAGTGGCCGACGGCGATTCGGGTGATTCAATTTTTATGTCTATCCCAAACGGCACAGGCACGTTTGCGGTATCCGCCAACGCCACAAATAGCGGCACGGGTGTGCTCGGCGCCCGGGCGCTTGCCGATGTGGCGCTGTGGGACAACGACACCTATACCATCGAATTTACCGCCGCGGATGCCTATACGGTGACGGACTCCGGGGGCTCCACCGTTGCGATTGGCAGCTATACCAGCGGTGACTCCATCAGTGTGCAAGGTGTCGAACTGGTGCTCAGTGGGGCGCCTGAAGTCGGTGACTCGTTCGACGTTGGGCCCTCAACGTCACAGGACATGTTCACGACGATTCAGAACTTTATTGATGCGCTCGACTCGCCAACCAACCCAACCGGTATTGCGCAACTTCACAATCAAGTGGGCAATACGATTGAAGACTTGGATCGAAGCGTGGACAACTTGTTGGAGTTTCGTACGCGAGTGGGGTCGCGGTTGCAGAGCATCGACGCACAAGAGGCGAGCAATGAAGATTTTGCCATTACCCTCGAGACCACTCGCGCGGAGTTACAGGAGCTGGATTACGCCGAAGCGGTGACCCGTCTGAGTCAGCAGCTTGTCGGCCTCGAAGCGGCGCAACGTTCATTTGCACAAATTCAAGGCTTGAGTTTATTCCGCTTTATTTGA
- a CDS encoding flagellar protein FlaG, producing MTNEVSNVTSVTYTPRPYSVGESKSAAHSESGKQVPPPGETQPETAPTDTAQQEADLRLAVEKLAEHSRNLGRELQFEIDSDSGTTVVKVVDPETEEVVRQIPSEEAMERARSRDTSAMNLIDDIV from the coding sequence ATGACAAATGAAGTCAGCAACGTCACTTCGGTGACCTACACACCTCGTCCCTATTCGGTGGGAGAAAGCAAAAGCGCTGCGCATTCCGAGAGCGGCAAACAAGTGCCGCCTCCCGGCGAAACACAGCCAGAAACTGCACCCACCGACACCGCTCAACAGGAAGCGGATCTTCGTCTAGCGGTTGAAAAACTAGCCGAGCACTCTCGTAACCTAGGCCGTGAACTCCAATTCGAAATCGATTCGGACAGCGGCACGACAGTGGTTAAGGTAGTGGATCCAGAGACCGAGGAAGTGGTGCGTCAGATTCCAAGCGAAGAGGCGATGGAGCGGGCACGCAGCCGCGACACGTCAGCAATGAATCTGATCGACGACATCGTGTAG
- the flgG gene encoding flagellar basal-body rod protein FlgG: protein MNSALWAAKTGLDAQQTKMAVISNNLANSTTSGFKRSRAVFEDLLYQNRRQPGGQSSQDTRYPSGTMLGTGVRLVATQKTFEQGNIGQTNNSLDIAVSGRGFFEILLPDGGQAYTRDGAFQLNSQGEMVTSSGYSLQPGISIPDGAQSITIGTDGTVSVRLIDQPAPVQVGNVQLADFINPAGLEPRGQNLFVETAASGAPQVGNPGLNGLGTLAQGSLEGSNVNVVEELVGMIETQRAYEMNSKAISTSDQMLEYVNNQL from the coding sequence ATGAACTCAGCACTTTGGGCAGCCAAAACCGGCCTTGACGCACAGCAAACCAAGATGGCCGTGATTTCCAACAATCTCGCGAATTCAACCACGAGTGGATTCAAGCGAAGCCGCGCAGTATTCGAAGATTTGCTGTATCAAAACCGTCGTCAGCCCGGCGGCCAATCGTCCCAAGACACCCGGTATCCTTCCGGCACGATGCTCGGCACCGGCGTGCGGCTGGTTGCGACACAAAAAACGTTTGAACAAGGCAACATCGGACAAACAAATAACTCATTGGACATCGCGGTGTCAGGTCGCGGGTTTTTCGAAATCCTATTGCCAGATGGCGGTCAGGCCTACACCCGGGATGGGGCGTTTCAGCTCAATAGCCAAGGCGAAATGGTGACGTCCAGCGGCTATTCATTGCAACCGGGAATCAGCATTCCAGATGGTGCGCAGAGCATCACAATTGGTACCGATGGCACGGTTTCGGTACGTCTTATCGACCAACCAGCGCCCGTGCAAGTCGGGAATGTGCAGCTCGCGGACTTTATCAATCCGGCCGGCCTTGAGCCGCGCGGACAGAATTTATTTGTTGAAACCGCCGCCAGTGGTGCCCCTCAAGTTGGTAACCCTGGTCTCAATGGGCTTGGCACTCTCGCGCAAGGCTCACTCGAAGGATCCAATGTCAATGTCGTCGAAGAACTCGTCGGCATGATTGAAACGCAGCGCGCGTATGAAATGAACTCAAAGGCCATTTCAACGAGTGATCAAATGCTCGAATACGTCAACAACCAACTCTAA
- the flgH gene encoding flagellar basal body L-ring protein FlgH has translation MKPFFLCARLTLISIALMLGGCALIPRADTSNDMPPPTRYESGYSIPEANGAIYQASTSLALFEDQKARRVGDILTITLTEATNATKSSTTSTSKSTAATINNPTVMGYNVTRDGVPILSGNLGGDQEFSGEGGATQSNRLDGSVTVTVVKRLPNGNLHVQGEKWLTLNQGKEYVRVSGIVRPVDILANNSVSSEKVANARIEYAGKGALADANRMSWLARFFNSPWVPF, from the coding sequence ATGAAGCCGTTTTTTCTTTGTGCCCGTCTGACTCTGATCAGTATTGCGCTGATGCTTGGTGGCTGCGCCTTGATACCGCGCGCGGATACGTCCAATGACATGCCGCCGCCCACACGTTACGAGAGCGGCTATTCAATACCGGAAGCAAACGGTGCCATTTATCAGGCCTCCACCAGTCTTGCTTTGTTTGAGGATCAAAAAGCCCGACGCGTCGGTGATATTTTGACCATTACGCTTACCGAGGCGACTAACGCGACAAAGAGTTCGACAACCAGCACCAGCAAATCAACCGCCGCAACCATCAATAACCCAACGGTCATGGGCTACAACGTCACTCGCGACGGCGTACCGATCTTAAGTGGCAACTTGGGCGGGGATCAGGAGTTCAGCGGAGAGGGCGGAGCAACGCAAAGTAATCGACTGGACGGCAGTGTCACCGTCACCGTCGTGAAGCGTTTGCCCAATGGCAATTTGCATGTTCAAGGGGAGAAGTGGCTCACCCTAAATCAAGGCAAAGAATATGTGCGCGTGAGCGGTATCGTGCGTCCGGTCGACATCTTGGCAAATAACTCCGTGTCGTCCGAAAAAGTCGCGAACGCGCGCATCGAGTACGCGGGCAAAGGAGCGCTCGCCGACGCCAATCGGATGAGCTGGTTGGCGCGCTTTTTCAATTCACCTTGGGTGCCGTTTTAG
- a CDS encoding flagellar basal body P-ring protein FlgI: MSLFVQIHRPRMDRRRAGVGQTLLLTCGRFFSAIAKLSILLIANAAPSVVLADRIKDLASVDGVRTNQLVGYGLVVGLDGSGDQTSQAPFTVQSLQNMLTQFGITLPPGANPQLKNVAAVAVHADLPPFAKPGQKIDVTVSSIANANSLRGGSLLMTPLKGADGQIYAIAQGNLIVGGFGASAEDGSSITVNVPSVGRIPNGASIERGVASHFNTAPFITLHLHSPDFTTAHRLSTRINTLLGGGVAESVDASSVRVRAPDSPAARIAFVAELENLEVDPGAAPARVIVNSRTGTVVIGSNVRVTPAAVSHGSLVVTISEDPIVSQPEAFARRGQTAVVPDSDITVTQESERMFLFEPGVTLDEIVRAVNEVGAAPGDLVAILEALKQAGSLRAELVVI, translated from the coding sequence ATGTCTCTTTTCGTTCAGATACACCGACCCAGAATGGATCGCCGCCGAGCCGGCGTTGGCCAGACTCTTCTGCTCACCTGTGGCCGCTTCTTTTCGGCGATCGCCAAGCTGAGCATCCTGTTGATTGCCAACGCCGCACCCTCCGTGGTTCTGGCGGATCGAATCAAAGATCTCGCGTCGGTTGACGGTGTGCGTACCAACCAGCTGGTCGGTTACGGCCTGGTGGTGGGCTTAGATGGTAGCGGCGACCAAACCAGTCAGGCGCCCTTTACCGTGCAGAGTTTGCAGAATATGCTCACACAGTTCGGCATCACCCTGCCGCCTGGTGCCAATCCGCAGTTGAAGAACGTGGCCGCGGTCGCGGTGCACGCCGATTTGCCGCCGTTTGCCAAGCCTGGTCAGAAAATCGATGTCACGGTGTCGTCCATTGCCAATGCCAACAGCTTGCGCGGAGGCAGTTTGTTAATGACGCCGCTTAAAGGGGCGGATGGACAAATTTACGCGATCGCGCAGGGCAATTTAATTGTCGGCGGTTTTGGTGCAAGCGCGGAAGATGGTTCGAGCATTACTGTGAATGTACCGAGCGTCGGACGTATTCCCAATGGGGCGAGCATCGAGCGTGGCGTGGCCAGTCATTTCAATACGGCACCCTTTATCACGCTCCATCTACATAGTCCCGATTTCACGACCGCGCACCGCCTGTCTACCCGCATTAATACATTGCTCGGCGGAGGCGTTGCCGAATCGGTGGACGCAAGCTCCGTGAGGGTACGTGCGCCCGATTCTCCCGCGGCGCGCATCGCGTTTGTTGCCGAACTTGAAAACCTTGAGGTCGATCCCGGTGCCGCACCGGCCCGTGTGATCGTTAACTCGCGTACCGGAACCGTTGTGATCGGATCAAATGTAAGGGTGACCCCCGCCGCCGTTTCGCACGGCTCGTTGGTTGTCACCATCAGCGAGGACCCCATTGTGAGTCAGCCCGAAGCCTTTGCGCGTCGTGGCCAAACAGCGGTTGTGCCGGACAGTGACATCACGGTCACGCAAGAAAGTGAACGCATGTTTTTGTTCGAACCGGGTGTGACGCTGGACGAAATTGTGCGGGCTGTGAACGAAGTCGGGGCGGCGCCGGGTGATTTGGTTGCCATTCTCGAAGCGCTGAAGCAAGCCGGTTCGCTGCGCGCGGAGCTGGTGGTGATATGA
- the flgK gene encoding flagellar hook-associated protein FlgK, whose product MADILQTSLSALLTSQRALATTGHNIANVNTPGYSRQRVELAARIGATDGAFTIGSGVQLLNVTRSYDAFIVAAARGGQSEVNRLDAFHSMASRVDRLLGDESTGITASMQRFFGSAQDVANDPSSLSARQVMLGQAESIASRFQSVSNRFTEMQGEISSRMQQEAQQIDALAQSIADVNRDILSSNGSASSGGPNDLLDYRDQLINELATKIDVNTLVQEDGSMNVFVGSGQALVVGTQAAGVDVQTDAADPTRFNVVLSNTGSVTDISSSIAGGTMGGLMDFQREVLDPARNELGRIAIALATAVNSQQASGMDLNGNLGAPLFSIGDPAVVPNAGNSGTGSATATVSDVSALTTADYTLAFNGGAYSLSRSDTGESVPMTGSGTAGDPFVADGLSIVVDGAPANGDRLTIRPTAGAAGALQLTSISAEGLAAAAPVRGASSPDNVGSGSIQFGAITDINNPQLLNTATIEFTSPTTYSINGAGSFPYTEGEPIEINGASFTITGAPEAGDVFTIDANSGGVGDNSNMLALAGLQGAGVLDGGGTTLGGSVSQLVAAVGTTTQQAATSLTAQQTLLDQSLADQQAVQGVNLDEEAANMLRYQQAYEAAARMITVADSLFNSLLNAVGR is encoded by the coding sequence ATGGCTGACATTTTACAAACAAGTCTTAGCGCACTGCTCACATCGCAGCGCGCCTTAGCGACCACCGGACATAATATCGCTAATGTGAACACGCCCGGCTACTCGCGACAGCGAGTGGAGTTGGCAGCGCGCATTGGCGCGACCGACGGCGCATTCACCATCGGATCGGGTGTGCAGCTTCTCAACGTAACACGCAGCTACGATGCGTTTATTGTGGCGGCGGCGCGTGGTGGACAGAGCGAGGTGAATCGTCTCGATGCGTTTCACTCCATGGCCTCTCGCGTGGATCGCTTGCTCGGCGATGAATCGACGGGCATCACGGCCAGTATGCAGCGCTTTTTTGGCTCAGCGCAGGACGTGGCGAATGACCCTTCCTCGTTGTCGGCCCGACAGGTCATGTTGGGACAGGCTGAGTCGATTGCCAGTCGTTTTCAGTCCGTGTCGAATCGATTTACCGAAATGCAGGGCGAAATCTCGAGTCGCATGCAGCAGGAAGCGCAGCAAATCGATGCGTTGGCGCAATCGATTGCGGACGTGAATCGCGATATTTTGTCATCAAACGGCAGCGCCAGCTCGGGTGGACCCAATGACCTTTTAGATTACCGCGATCAGCTCATCAATGAACTGGCGACAAAGATTGATGTGAATACCCTCGTCCAGGAAGACGGATCAATGAACGTCTTTGTGGGTAGCGGCCAAGCGCTGGTGGTAGGCACTCAGGCGGCGGGCGTTGATGTGCAGACCGATGCAGCGGATCCCACACGATTTAATGTGGTGTTGAGCAATACTGGCAGCGTTACCGATATTTCGTCATCCATTGCCGGCGGAACTATGGGTGGACTGATGGACTTTCAGCGCGAAGTGCTCGATCCAGCCCGCAATGAATTGGGCCGCATTGCGATTGCCTTGGCCACGGCGGTCAATTCGCAGCAGGCGAGCGGCATGGACCTGAATGGCAATCTCGGCGCGCCCCTATTCAGCATTGGTGATCCTGCTGTTGTACCCAACGCTGGTAATAGTGGTACCGGCTCGGCGACGGCAACGGTGAGCGACGTGAGCGCGCTGACAACGGCCGATTACACCCTAGCGTTTAATGGTGGGGCTTACTCACTGAGCCGCAGCGACACCGGCGAATCGGTACCGATGACCGGTAGTGGCACGGCAGGCGATCCGTTTGTCGCGGATGGTCTTAGCATTGTGGTCGATGGCGCACCCGCCAATGGTGATCGCTTGACGATTAGACCAACGGCCGGCGCCGCCGGCGCCTTGCAGTTGACGTCCATCTCAGCGGAAGGCCTGGCCGCCGCAGCACCCGTGCGCGGAGCCTCGTCGCCGGACAACGTCGGCTCAGGCAGTATTCAATTTGGCGCGATAACCGATATTAATAATCCTCAGCTGCTGAACACGGCGACCATCGAGTTCACCAGCCCGACTACGTACAGCATCAACGGTGCCGGTTCTTTTCCTTACACGGAGGGAGAGCCGATCGAGATTAACGGTGCGTCATTTACGATCACTGGTGCGCCTGAAGCGGGTGATGTGTTCACCATCGATGCGAACTCAGGTGGAGTTGGCGATAACAGCAATATGCTCGCGTTGGCTGGCTTACAAGGTGCGGGCGTGCTCGACGGTGGCGGCACCACCTTGGGCGGGAGCGTGAGCCAACTGGTGGCGGCCGTCGGGACCACGACCCAGCAAGCGGCTACATCACTTACCGCACAGCAAACCCTATTGGATCAATCGCTGGCCGATCAGCAGGCGGTTCAGGGTGTGAATCTGGATGAAGAAGCCGCGAATATGTTGCGCTATCAGCAAGCCTATGAGGCGGCGGCCCGGATGATTACCGTGGCAGATAGCTTGTTTAATAGTCTGCTTAATGCGGTCGGGAGATAA
- a CDS encoding flagellar basal body rod protein FlgF, protein MDRLGYIAMTGAKHSMQAQAIVSNNLANASTTGFRAELLGSVDAPIRGDGYQSRANVINAGTGADFGYGAIRSTGRELDVAVQGQGWIAVQAPDGSEAYTRAGDLHLDAFGLMTTGRQLQVMGDGGPVAIPPHASLTVGGDGTISIVPLGQGPTTLAVVDRIKLVNPPNEDLQRGPDGLFRLKAGGVADADAEVKLLSGSLESSNVNAAQSLVDMIEISRLYEMQVKLIATAKEDADAAAQLMRMR, encoded by the coding sequence ATGGACAGACTTGGCTACATCGCTATGACCGGCGCTAAACACAGCATGCAGGCGCAGGCCATTGTAAGTAATAACCTCGCTAACGCCAGCACCACGGGCTTTCGAGCGGAGCTACTGGGGAGTGTTGATGCACCGATACGCGGAGATGGCTACCAAAGCCGTGCCAATGTCATCAACGCCGGCACCGGTGCCGACTTTGGCTACGGTGCAATACGGTCTACTGGACGCGAGTTGGACGTCGCGGTGCAGGGGCAAGGTTGGATCGCCGTGCAAGCACCCGATGGTAGCGAAGCCTATACCCGCGCGGGCGATTTGCACTTGGATGCGTTTGGCTTGATGACGACCGGGCGCCAACTGCAGGTTATGGGTGACGGTGGCCCGGTGGCGATACCGCCTCACGCGTCGTTGACGGTCGGTGGAGACGGCACCATTTCGATTGTGCCGCTTGGACAAGGACCCACTACGCTCGCGGTTGTCGATCGAATTAAGCTAGTTAATCCGCCAAACGAAGACTTGCAGCGTGGTCCGGACGGTCTCTTTCGGCTTAAAGCCGGGGGGGTTGCCGATGCCGATGCCGAGGTAAAACTGCTGTCGGGTTCACTGGAATCGAGCAACGTCAATGCGGCGCAGTCGCTGGTGGACATGATCGAAATCTCTCGGCTCTATGAAATGCAGGTCAAGCTCATCGCCACCGCGAAAGAAGATGCGGACGCAGCCGCCCAGCTCATGCGTATGCGTTGA